One window from the genome of Magnolia sinica isolate HGM2019 chromosome 4, MsV1, whole genome shotgun sequence encodes:
- the LOC131243754 gene encoding protein IWS1 homolog 1 produces MGYENDPYRDEDGELLMDPDAPSDREASPEPYVPDAIDDDDDDWQRGRSPTPVHDSAAEDASPPSKAKPRKRLVKKGGGDARESAPDLEDDGDFGKAAAIVGEDSEEDRVSSPRKRKKEKDGGSRKKEKRPKKDKGSKSFSKGGGSRHHQSGDPEMKEMWDTIAGGDSEDDQEGVRTLDDNDFIDDTGVDPADRFGSDNEPGSPGHAPQAEEGEEDDEIKQLFQVGKKKKKNEKTAAEIALLVEHLMAELEVTAEEDADLNRQSKPAINKLKKLPLLTEVLSKRQLQQEFLDHGVLTLLKNWLEPLPDGSLPNMNIRTAILKILTDFPIDLEQYDRREQLKKSGLGKVIMFLSRTDEETTSNRRLAKDLVDKWSRPIFNKSTRFEDMRTYDDEKVPYRRPSSKKPVAKAAGLESRDDDLDLAEFSQEPKSSQSSSKQHASRPEALPLDFLVRPQSKIDPDVIRARAKQVIQDQRRLKMNKKLQQLKAPKKKQLQATKLSVEGRGMVKFF; encoded by the exons CCGTCCGATCGCGAGGCGTCGCCGGAACCCTACGTCCCCGACGCCATCGACGATGACGACGATGACTGGCAGCGCGGCCGGTCGCCGACGCCCGTCCACGACTCCGCGGCCGAGGACGCGTCGCCGCCGTCGAAGGCCAAGCCAAGGAAGCGGCTTGTAAAGAAGGGCGGTGGTGACGCGCGGGAGAGCGCGCCCGATCTTGAGGACGACGGGGATTTCGGGAAGGCAGCGGCAATTGTGGGGGAGGATTCGGAAGAGGATAGGGTGTCTTCcccgaggaagaggaagaaggagaaggatgGAGGGAGTAGGAAAAAGGAGAAGAGGCCAAAGAAGGATAAGGGATCAAAGTCGTTTTCGAAGGGGGGTGGGTCCAGGCATCATCAAAGTGGCGATCCGGAGATGAAGGAGATGTGGGACACGATTGCTGGAGGTGATTCTGAG GATGATCAGGAGGGTGTTAGAACTTTGGATGATAATGATTTTATTGATGATACTGGTGTTGATCCTGCTGATCGATTCGGTAGTGATAATGAACCAGGTTCTCCAGGTCATGCTCCACAG GCAGAGGAGGGTGAGGAAGACGATGAAATCAAACAGCTCTTCCAGGTGggtaagaaaaagaagaaaaatgagaaaacagCTGCAGAAATTGCTTTGCTGGTAGAGCATCTTATGGCGGAGCTTGAGGTTACAGCTGAAGAAGATGCAGATCTAAATAGGCAGAGCAAACCAGCTATTAATAAACTCAAGAAGTTGCCACTGCTAACTGAGGTTCTTTCAAA GAGGCAGCTTCAACAAGAGTTTTTAGATCATGGAGTACTGACTCTTTTAAAGAATTGGCTTGAACCACTTCCCGATGGAAGCTTACCCAATATGAATATCAGAACTGCCATATTGAAGATCTTGACCGAT TTTCCAATTGATTTAGAGCAGTATGACAGGAGAGAGCAGCTTAAAAAGAGTGGCCTTGGGAAG GTTATCATGTTTTTATCAAGAACTGATGAGGAGACCACATCAAATAGAAGACTTGCTAAAGATTTGGTTGACAAATGG AGCCGCCCTATTTTCAATAAGAGCACTCGGTTTGAAGACATGAGAACCTATGACGACGAGAAAGTTCCTTACCGAAGGCCATCTTCAAAGAA GCCTGTAGCAAAAGCTGCAGGATTGGAATCTAGAGATGATGATCTTGATTTAGCTGAATTTTCTCA GGAACCAAAGTCTAGCCAGTCATCTTCCAAGCAACATGCTTCCAGGCCGGAAGCCTTGCCTTTGGATTTCTTAGTGCGCCCTCAATCGAAGATTGATCCTGATGTAATTCGAGCACGGGCTAAACAAGTCATACAAGATCAGCGCCGTCTGAAG ATGAATAAGAAGTTGCAGCAGTTGAAAGCACCAAAGAAGAAGCAGCTTCAGGCAACAAAACTCAGTGTGGAGGGTCGTGGCATGGTCAAGTTTTTCTAG